In Sander lucioperca isolate FBNREF2018 chromosome 21, SLUC_FBN_1.2, whole genome shotgun sequence, the following proteins share a genomic window:
- the LOC116059506 gene encoding inward rectifier potassium channel 2-like: protein MGSVRSHRYSIVSSEEDGMKLATIAVPNGYGNGNVNKVHTERKHQSRFVRKDGHCNVQFINMSEKGQRYLADIFTTCVDIRWRWMLLVFCLSFLLSWLFFGFVFWVVALCYGDLENETQMCVSNVDSFTAAFLFSVETQTTIGYGYRYVTEECPVAVFVVVFQSIVGCIIDAFIIGAVMAKMAKPKKRNETLVFSHYATVAMRDGKLCLMWRVGNLRKSHLVEAHVRAQLLKSRTTAEGEFIPLDQVDIDVGFDSGIDRIFLVSPITIVHEIDEDSPFYEMSKQELETSEFEIVVILEGMVEATAMTTQCRSSYVASEILWGYRFEPVLFEEKNYYKVDYSRFENTYEVPSTPNCSARELAEKKSSAASSRNSFCYENEVALEKVEMEDEFEEEENREVRGVEAGAFEDTNTDVVSESECNVDSLPLESRPLTAESQI from the coding sequence ATGGGGAGTGTGCGAAGCCACCGTTACAGCATTGTGTCCTCTGAAGAAGACGGCATGAAGCTGGCCACTATTGCCGTTCCAAATGGCTACGGAAACGGCAATGTCAACAAGGTGCACACAGAGCGCAAACATCAGAGCCGCTTCGTCAGGAAGGATGGCCACTGCAATGTGCAGTTTATCAATATGAGTGAGAAAGGCCAGCGGTACCTGGCAGATATCTTCACCACCTGCGTGGACATCCGCTGGCGCTGGATGCTGCTCGTATTCTGCCTTTCCTTCCTGCTGTCATGGTTGTTTTTTGGCTTTGTCTTCTGGGTAGTGGCCCTCTGTTACGGAGACTTAGAGAATGAGACTCAGATGTGTGTTTCCAATGTAGACAGCTTCACCGCTGCCTTCTTGTTTTCAGTGGAGACCCAAACCACTATTGGCTATGGTTATCGCTATGTGACGGAGGAGTGCCCTGTTGCCGTCTTTGTGGTTGTCTTCCAAAGCATTGTGGGCTGCATCATTGATGCTTTCATTATTGGTGCTGTCATGGCCAAGATGGCCAAGCCCAAAAAGAGGAATGAGACCCTGGTGTTTAGCCATTATGCTACAGTGGCCATGAGGGATGGTAAACTTTGCCTGATGTGGCGTGTGGGGAACCTGAGGAAGAGTCACCTGGTGGAGGCCCATGTCAGGGCCCAGCTACTCAAGTCTCGCACCACCGCCGAGGGAGAGTTCATACCTCTAGATCAGGTAGACATTGACGTAGGCTTTGATAGTGGCATTGACAGAATCTTCCTGGTGTCTCCAATCACCATTGTGCATGAGATTGATGAGGACAGCCCATTCTATGAGATGAGCAAACAGGAGTTGGAGACGTCAGAGTTTGAGATCGTGGTGATTCTGGAGGGCATGGTGGAGGCTACAGCCATGACCACTCAGTGTCGGAGCTCCTACGTGGCCAGCGAGATCCTCTGGGGCTACCGCTTTGAGCCGGTGCTCTTTGAAGAAAAGAACTACTACAAAGTGGACTACTCTCGCTTTGAAAACACGTATGAGGTACCCAGCACACCCAACTGTAGTGCCAGGGAACTAGCCGAGAAGAAATCCAGCGCAGCCAGCTCGAGGAACTCCTTTTGCTACGAGAATGAGGTGGCTCTCGAAAAAGTCGAGATGGAGGATGAGTTTGAGGAGGAGGAAAACAGGGAGGTGAGGGGTGTTGAGGCCGGTGCATTcgaggacacaaacacagatgtgGTGTCAGAGTCTGAATGCAATGTGGATTCTTTGCCTTTAGAATCAAGGCCTTTGACAGCAGAATCACAAATATGA
- the LOC116059507 gene encoding inward rectifier potassium channel 16-like encodes MSTERGEQVIIDTCYTTVHTLGRKNEARRLRYMQKDGSFPVVFQKAPGQWSLYLMDIFTTLVEIRWRVMLLIFSLSYILSWLFFGLCYWLIAYVHGDVDDAKHTTCVDNVRGFTGAFMFSMETQATIGYGFRGMTENCIVAIILVTVQDVFSCLLDTIIIGIVVAKMASARKRSQTVGFSSCTVVNMRDGVLCLSWRLGDFRGNHILEGVARSMLVRYVKQPLGSIVMSYQDLHIQNRDIMLATPVTISHKLEPGSPLYSLGPDDLLGDDFELVVSFTYTGDSTGMLHQTRTSYTPADIRWGQRFQDMLKLDKRHYKVDYALFNETTWVPVPLLSAEQFDRRGRPVEGSQSRGPLFASNKRKGHTCKVNPDVTEEVMQQTCL; translated from the coding sequence ATGAGCACTGAGAGGGGCGAGCAGGTCATCATTGATACCTGCTACACTACAGTCCACACACTGGGCAGGAAAAATGAGGCCAGGCGGCTACGCTACATGCAGAAAGATGGCAGCTTCCCTGTGGTTTTCCAGAAGGCCCCTGGACAATGGAGCCTATACCTGATGGACATCTTCACCACTCTTGTGGAGATCCGCTGGAGGGTGATGCTCCTTATCTTTTCCCTCTCTTACATTCTCTCTTGGCTCTTTTTTGGTCTCTGTTATTGGCTCATTGCTTATGTACATGGGGACGTAGACGATGCAAAACACACAACATGCGTAGACAATGTGCGTGGCTTTACTGGAGCCTTTATGTTCTCAATGGAGACCCAGGCGACTATTGGCTACGGCTTCAGGGGGATGACTGAGAACTGTATCGTGGCCATTATTTTGGTGACGGTTCAAGATGTATTTAGCTGCCTCCTTGACACCATCATCATTGGTATTGTTGTTGCTAAAATGGCATCTGCTCGTAAGAGATCTCAGACAGTTGGTTTTAGCAGCTGTACAGTGGTCAACATGCGAGACGGGGTTCTGTGTCTGTCTTGGCGACTTGGGGATTTCAGGGGCAATCACATCCTGGAGGGTGTTGCCAGGTCCATGTTAGTCCGCTATGTGAAACAGCCACTGGGGTCTATTGTGATGTCATACCAGGACCTGCACATCCAGAATCGAGACATTATGCTCGCCACACCAGTCACCATTAGCCACAAGCTGGAGCCTGGCAGTCCCCTCTACAGCCTCGGCCCTGATGACCTGCTGGGGGACGACTTTGAGCTGGTGGTGTCTTTCACCTACACCGGTGACTCTACAGGTATGCTCCACCAGACTCGAACCTCCTACACACCAGCAGACATCCGCTGGGGCCAGCGCTTCCAGGACATGCTGAAACTGGACAAGAGGCACTACAAGGTGGACTACGCTCTGTTCAACGAGACCACGTGGGTGCCGGTGCCCCTACTCAGTGCAGAGCAGTTTGACAGGAGGGGTCGCCCTGTAGAGGGCAGTCAGTCCCGCGGTCCTCTCTTTGCTTCAAATAAGAGAAAAGGACACACTTGCAAAGTGAATCCTGATGTCACTGAAGAGGTGATGCAGCAAACCTGTTTGTAG